A genomic region of Oryza glaberrima chromosome 1, OglaRS2, whole genome shotgun sequence contains the following coding sequences:
- the LOC127759997 gene encoding F-box/FBD/LRR-repeat protein At5g22660-like → MTMDTILHLVYSSLPENPVSPTATLSAAFTSSSSGGGGGGEDRISALPDDLLRYIVSRLPTKDAARTTTLSSRWRGIWRSTPLVLIDGDLFPQGPHISASGGASSPSSIRDAVANAVTRVLASHPGPFRFVGVINFFLGQHVDALADWLRLLAAKGVEDLVLVNRPWPLDVRIPDTILRCASLRRLYLGVFRFPDTTGHPRGPDVFPHLQELGICHTIMDDGDLDHVLACCPALEKLALVAGYGTPSRVRVESRHSLRCVLLWWSMIDELAIVDAPCLERLILWGTYPCEEEPVKIEIGYAPQLTVLGYLDMGIHALHIGGMIIKAGVTDVSPMAKVPSVKILGIDVNFEARKEMEILPSFLRCFPNVEALHIKYNVDESNSELNSKFWQEVGHIECVESSIKKVVFDQFRGGANELEFIKFILERAQMLDKMVFVVDPENSAFVDQAMSIMKSLASTDYTSASKKCSLMMVGYRKGPPAFSYMRASDLSLSDPFFVSKDIQVTV, encoded by the exons ATGACGATGGACACGATCCTCCACTTGGTCTACTCCTCCCTCCCCGAAAATCCCgtctcccccaccgccaccctctccgccgccttcacttcctcctcatccggcggcggcggcggtggcgaggatcGCATCAGCGCCctccccgacgacctcctccgctACATCGTCTCCCGCCTCCCCACCAAGGACGCCGCCCGCACCACCACGCTCTCCTCCCGCTGGCGCGGAATCTGGCGCTCCACCCCTCTCGTCCTCATCGACGGCGACCTCTTCCCGCAGGGGCCGCACAtctccgccagcggcggcgcgtcgtcCCCCAGCAGCATCAGGGACGCCGTCGCGAACGCCGTGACACGCGTCCTCGCCTCCCACCCGGGTCCCTTCCGCTTCGTCGGCGTCATCAACTTCTTCCTGGGCCAGCACGTCGACGCGCTCGCGGACTGGCTCCGCCTCCTCGCGGCCAAGGGCGTCGAGGACCTCGTGCTCGTCAACCGCCCGTGGCCGCTCGACGTGAGAATCCCGGACACCATCCTCCGCtgcgcctccctccgccgcctctacCTGGGCGTCTTCCGCTTCCCGGACACCACCGGCCACCCACGCGGCCCCGACGTCTTCCCCCACCTCCAGGAGCTTGGCATCTGCCACACCATCATGGATGACGGGGACCTCGACCACGTGCTCGCCTGCTGCCCCGCGCTGGAGAAGCTCGCGCTCGTCGCTGGCTACGGCACCCCCTCGCGCGTCCGCGTCGAGAGCCGCCACAGCCTCCGGTGCGTTCTGCTCTGGTGGTCCATGATCGACGAGCTCGCCATCGTCGACGCCCCGTGTCTAGAGCGGCTCATCCTCTGGGGGACGTACCCCTGCGAGGAAGAACCCGTCAAGATCGAGATAGGCTACGCTCCGCAGCTCACCGTGCTCGGTTACTTGGACATGGGCATCCACGCGCTTCATATCGGCGGCATGATTATCAAG GCTGGGGTGACGGATGTGAGCCCGATGGCAAAAGTTCCTAGTGTGAAGATATTGGGCATAGATGTGAATTTTGAAGCCCGCAAGGAAATGGAGATTTTGCCCAGTTTCTTGAGATGCTTTCCCAATGTTGAGGCACTTCATATAAAG TATAATGTGGATGAGTCCAATAGCGAGCTCAACTCCAAGTTCTGGCAGGAGGTTGGTCATATAGAATGCGTGGAGTCGAGCATCAAGAAGGTGGTGTTCGATCAGTTCAGAGGGGGTGCCAACGAGCTCGAATTCATCAAATTCATTCTGGAGAGGGCTCAAATGCTGGACAAGATGGTGTTTGTCGTGGATCCTGAGAATTCGGCTTTTGTGGATCAGGCCATGAGCATAATGAAGTCACTAGCTTCCACAGACTATACCAGTGCCAGTAAGAAGTGTTCACTGATGATGGTTGGATATAGAAAAGGTCCCCCCGCGTTCAGCTACATGAGAGCATCTGATCTTTCTCTGAGTGACCCATTCTTTGTTTCGAAGGATATACAAGTGACCGTTTAA
- the LOC127760127 gene encoding F-box/FBD/LRR-repeat protein At1g13570-like has product MDYRALMTMEKVLVQMEKDGVDSRMLDLGADCMCKLLVASLPDPPVYPDALLSANDDDSSGDGTGAEDRIGALPDDLLGGVVSRLPIKDAVRTAALSSRWRRIWLSAPLVLVDGHLLPPGEEAGQLPLDASGAVAAAVSRVLEAHPGPFRYVELTSSAMGARARRGDLARWLHLLAVKGVRELVFVNRRRPLDVALPATVFALAPLSRLYLGTWKFPDTAALPRGAGFPHLRELGLYCVAMEDRDLDFVLANSPVLECLGIYYSQRQIVLLRLASHSLRCVQICMCIAEDIAVVDAPRLERLLIWDMFEDDNHATRLSIGHAPNLQLLGYLRPGIHVLENGNTIIKAGTKASPRTIIPSINVLALKVRFEVRNEAKLLPSFLRCFPNVEKLHVKSEKSDEPVGRLNLKFWQEAGRIECLQSCIKYVVFHGYRGDRSELTFLKYILGSGQVLQEMVIVVANGMFSTQDEVGEKLVKPLSSVKMASGGCNITVVEGTVHDEEDSCCLRDAFDFSIDDPFDRYL; this is encoded by the exons atggattACCGGGCGCTCATGACGATGGAGAAGGTCCTTGTTCAGATGGAGAAGGACGGCGTCGACTCGCGGATGCTGGACCTCGGCGCCGACTGCATGTGCAAACTCCTCGTGGCCTCCCTCCCCGACCCGCCCGTCTACCCCGACGCCCTCCTCTCGgccaacgacgacgactcgTCCGGCGACGGCACCGGTGCCGAGGACCGCATCGGCGCGCTCCCCGACGACCTCCTGGGCGGCGTCGTCTCCCGCCTCCCTATCAAGGACGCCGTGCGCACCGCCGCGCTGTCTTCACGGTGGCGCCGCATCTGGCTCTCCGCGCCGCTCGTCCTCGTGGAcggccacctcctcccgccgggCGAGGAGGCGGGCCAACTCCCGCTCGACGCcagcggcgccgtcgccgccgcggtgtcGCGCGTCCTCGAGGCCCACCCGGGCCCCTTCCGCTACGTCGAGCTCACCTCCAGCGCCATGGGggctcgcgctcgccgcggcgaccTCGCGCGCTGGctccacctcctcgccgtcaaGGGCGTCCGCGAGCTCGTCTTCGTGAACCGCCGCAGGCCCTTGGACGTCGCCCTCCCCGCCACGGTGTTCGCCCTCGCGCCCCTCAGCCGCCTCTACCTTGGCACCTGGAAGTTCCCGGacaccgccgccctcccgcgCGGCGCCGGCTTCCCCCACCTCCGGGAGCTCGGCCTCTACTGCGTCGCCATGGAGGACCGGGACCTCGACTTCGTCCTCGCCAACAGCCCCGTCCTGGAGTGCCTCGGCATCTACTACAGCCAGAGGCAGATTgtgctcctccgcctcgccagcCACAGCCTGCGGTGCGTGCAGATCTGCATGTGCATCGCGGAGGACATCGCCGTGGTGGACGCCCCGCGCCTGGAGCGGCTATTGATTTGGGATATGTTTGAGGATGACAACCATGCCACCAGATTGAGCATTGGCCATGCCCCCAATCTACAGTTGCTGGGATACTTGAGGCCAGGAATACATGTCCTGGAGAACGGCAACACCATCATCAAG GCTGGGACAAAGGCGAGCCCAAGAACCATCATCCCAAGCATCAATGTATTGGCCTTGAAGGTGCGTTTTGAAGTCCGCAATGAAGCCAAGTTGCTGCCTAGCTTCCTGAGATGCTTTCCCAATGTCGAGAAGCTGCACGTCAAG TCCGAGAAATCAGATGAACCGGTTGGCAGGCTCAACCTCAAGTTCTGGCAGGAGGCTGGTCGCATAGAATGCTTGCAATCGTGCATCAAGTATGTGGTTTTCCATGGGTACCGAGGGGATCGTAGCGAGCTCACCTTCCTGAAGTACATCCTGGGAAGTGGACAGGTGCTGCAGGAGATGGTGATCGTGGTCGCGAATGGAATGTTCTCCACACAGGATGAGGTGGGCGAGAAACTGGTGAAGCCTCTGAGTTCTGTCAAGATGGCCAGTGGAGGCTGTAATATAACGGTCGTTGAGGGCACAGTTCATGATGAAGAAGATTCTTGTTGCCTCCGTGATGCGTTTGATTTTTCTATCGATGACCCCTTTGATCGCTACTTATAG